One region of Phragmites australis chromosome 18, lpPhrAust1.1, whole genome shotgun sequence genomic DNA includes:
- the LOC133899092 gene encoding probable pectinesterase 8 — MSGRINSLGAAAAAAASFLLFSAHICCPTTSSLGALFDLTAPSLPFFSFSVGSVSDDYRCRGEYNPFCDDFPPDFPPPDTPAVSIFCVDPNGCCDFTTVQAAVNAVPNFSRKRNVVWINKGIYFEKVTVPSTKPNITFQGQGFDLTAIAWNDTAESAHGTFNSASVSVFAAGFVAKNISFMNVAPIPRPGAVGAQAVAIRINGDQAAFWGCGFFGAQDTLHDDRGRHYFKECFIQGSIDFIFGDARSLYENCRLISIADPVSAGQRSITGSVTAHARESDDNNTGYSFVKCSIGGTGWIWLGRAWKPFSRVVFAYTSMSDCVASEGWNDWNDPSRDQTVFYGEYKCTGDGANLADRVPYAQKLSDVQVLPYLNTSFIDGDRWLKPYRDSLISA; from the exons ATGAGCGGCAGGATCAATTCCCtcggtgcagcagcagcagctgctgcatcATTTCTGCTCTTCTCTGCTCATATCTGCTGCCCAACCACTTCATCGCTTGGAGCCCTGTTTGATCTTACAGCACCTTCCCTTCCATTCTTTTCGTTTTCAGTTGGTTCTGTCTCTGACGATTATCGCTGTCGCGGTGAATATAACCCGTTTTGCGATGATTTCCCACCGGACTTCCCACCACCTGACACACCGGCGGTGTCGATCTTCTGCGTAGACCCCAACGGCTGCTGCGACTTCACTACAGTGCAGGCGGCAGTCAATGCCGTTCCAAACTTCAGCAGAAAGAGGAATGTGGTGTGGATCAACAAAGGCATCTACTT TGAGAAGGTGACAGTGCCATCAACCAAGCCCAACATTACATTTCAAGGGCAGGGATTTGACCTGACGGCGATTGCGTGGAACGACACCGCAGAGTCGGCGCACGGCACATTCAATAGCGCTTCAGTCTCCGTTTTCGCAGCAGGCTTTGTTGCGAAGAACATAAGTTTCATG AATGTAGCACCCATCCCAAGGCCTGGAGCTGTTGGCGCACAGGCAGTGGCAATCAGGATCAACGGTGACCAAGCAGCATTCTGGGGTTGTGGCTTCTTTGGCGCGCAAGATACACTCCATGACGACCGAGGCCGCCATTACTTCAAGGAATGTTTCATCCAGGGCTCCATTGACTTCATCTTTGGAGATGCTAGGTCACTGTATGAA AATTGCAGATTGATTTCCATTGCAGATCCAGTGTCTGCGGGGCAAAGATCCATCACCGGTTCAGTCACTGCACATGCCCGGGAATCTGACGACAATAACACTGGCTACTCATTTGTCAAATGTAGCATCGGTGGTACCGGCTGGATATGGCTTGGCCGAGCATGGAAACCATTCTCTCGTGTCGTCTTCGCCTACACTTCAATGTCAGACTGCGTCGCCTCTGAAGGATGGAATGATTGGAATGATCCTTCAAGAGATCA GACTGTATTTTATGGAGAGTACAAGTGTACAGGTGACGGTGCAAACCTGGCAGATAGAGTTCCATATGCTCAAAAGCTCAGTGATGTGCAAGTGTTGCCTTACCTGAACACATCTTTCATTGATGGAGATCGATGGCTGAAACCATACCGTGACTCACTAATATCTGCTTGA